In a genomic window of Scyliorhinus torazame isolate Kashiwa2021f chromosome 5, sScyTor2.1, whole genome shotgun sequence:
- the LOC140420058 gene encoding uncharacterized protein yields the protein MTRTMGKPWKCEDCGKGFRAPCELERHQRSHTGERPFTCSQCEKGFADIGSLRKHERVHTGERPFTCSDCGKGFIQLSSLQIHQRVHTGERPFTCSQCEKGFPDIGTLRKHERVHTGERPFTCPQCEKGFNNISNLRRHERVHTGERPFTCSQCEKGFNNISNLWRHERVHTGERPFTCSQCEKGFTDMSNLRNHKRVHTGERPFTCSDCGKGFPRLSNLQRHQRVHTGEKPFICSVCDMGFTQLSSLLKHNVTHTKSRPFKCSDCRKGFKSSQRLMSHQRVHSEERPFSCSHCTKRFRTSSNLMKHERNHTGESPFTSPTGKRFTRSSLVEPQCHSQQ from the coding sequence atgacccggaccatggggaaaccatggaaatgtgaggattgtgggaagggattcagagccccgtgcgagctggaaaggcatcaacgcagtcacactggagagaggcctttcacctgctctcagtgtgaaaagggattcgctgacattggcagcctgcggaaacatgaacgagttcacactggggagaggccgttcacctgctctgactgtgggaagggattcattcagttatccagcctgcagatccaccagcgagttcacactggagagaggcctttcacctgctctcagtgtgaaaagggattccctgacattggcaccctgcggaaacacgaacgagttcacactggagagaggccattcacctgccctcagtgtgaaaagggattcaataACATTAGCAACctacggagacacgaacgagttcacactggagagaggccattcacctgctctcagtgtgaaaagggattcaataACATTAGCAACCTAtggagacatgaacgagttcacactggagagaggccgttcacctgttctcagtgtgaaaagggattcactgacatgagCAACCTGCGGAAccacaaacgagttcacactggagagaggccattcacctgctctgactgtgggaagggattccctcggttatccaacctgcagagacaccagcgagttcacaccggggagaaaccgttcatctgcagtgtgtgtgatatgggattcactcaattatccagcctgctgaaacacaatgtcactcacaccaagagcaggccctttaaatgctctgactgcaggaagggtttcaaaagctctcagcgactgatgtcccaccagcgcgttcactctgaggagagaccgttcagctgctctcactgcacaaagaggtttagaacctcatccaacctgatgaaacacgagcgaaatcacaccggggagagcccgttcacctctccgactgggaaaagattcactcggtcatcacttgttgagccacaatgtcactcacagcaatga